Proteins co-encoded in one Salvia splendens isolate huo1 chromosome 4, SspV2, whole genome shotgun sequence genomic window:
- the LOC121799157 gene encoding F-box/kelch-repeat protein At1g57790-like: protein MAGRRRKKMKLLSEAIGDNRRVSKVQQDEQLTQSQLPTELLEGILSQLSLRDNIRASAVCREWLAVSVSVRMTNKPPWLMFFPKFGDLYEFYDPSQRKTYWLELPELDGSRICYAKDGWLLLYNPRTLSVFFCCPYTRELINLPSLELMYQIVAFSAAPTSPSCILFTVKHVSPTVVAVSTCRPGETEWTTVNYQNRLPFVSSIWNKLVYCQGLFYCLSLTGWLGVYDPEKSTWAVHSVPPPKCPENFFVKNWWKGKFMAEHNGDIFVIYTCSAINPVIYKLDQTNKVWVEMQTLGGMALFANFLSSHARTDLLGTMRNNVYFSKVRFYGKRCVSYSLDNGRYYPRKQRYDWGEQDPFESVWMEPPANLTTFL, encoded by the exons ATGgctggaagaagaaggaaaAAGATGAAGTT GTTGTCTGAAGCAATCGGAGACAACAGACGAGTTTCGAAAGTACAGCAAGACGAGCAACTAACACAATCGCAGCTCCCAACAGAGCTTTTGGAAGGTATTCTTTCTCAGTTAAGCTTGAGGGACAATATCCGGGCTTCTGCTGTTTGCAGAGAATGGCTAGCTGTTTCTGTATCTGTTAGAATGACTAATAAGCCCCCATGGCTTATGTTCTTCCCGAAATTCGGTGACCTGTATGAATTCTACGACCCTTCTCAGCGCAAAACGTATTGGCTTGAGTTGCCGGAGCTAGATGGCTCGAGGATTTGCTATGCCAAGGATGGCTGGTTGCTGCTATACAATCCTAGAACGCTGTCTGTATTCTTCTGTTGCCCTTACACGAGGGAGTTGATCAATTTGCCTAGCCTAGAACTGATGTACCAGATAGTTGCTTTCTCCGCTGCTCCAACATCTCCTAGTTGCATCCTTTTCACGGTTAAGCATGTGAGCCCCACAGTTGTTGCAGTTAGCACGTGTCGTCCAGGGGAAACCGAATGGACCACTGTGAACTACCAAAACCGTCTACCGTTTGTAAGCAGCATTTGGAATAAGCTAGTTTACTGCCAGGGTCTTTTCTACTGTTTGAGTCTCACCGGCTGGCTGGGGGTTTATGATCCCGAAAAAAGCACTTGGGCCGTTCATTCCGTACCACCGCCTAAATGCCCAGAGAATTTCTTTGTgaaaaattggtggaaaggCAAATTTATGGCAGAGCATAATGGAGATATTTTTGTCATATACACTTGCTCTGCGATAAACCCCGTGATTTATAAGTTGGACCAGACGAATAAAGTATGGGTGGAGATGCAAACTTTGGGAGGCATGGCACTCTTTGCTAACTTTTTGTCTTCCCATGCTAGAACAGACCTTCTAGGGACAATGAGAAACAATGTCTACTTCTCAAAGGTTCGATTTTATGGGAAACGTTGTGTTTCATATTCACTTGACAATGGGAGGTACTATCCGCGCAAGCAGCGTTACGATTGGGGGGAACAGGATCCCTTTGAGAGTGTTTGGATGGAACCACCTGCAAACCTCACAACATTTCTTTAA